The proteins below come from a single Streptococcus hyointestinalis genomic window:
- a CDS encoding DUF3173 domain-containing protein translates to MQKQLITKQDLIKQGLKEGTARKVIHEAKMVLVSQGFQFYSNKRLGAVPISTVEEILHVKF, encoded by the coding sequence ATGCAAAAACAACTGATAACAAAACAAGATTTAATCAAACAAGGACTCAAAGAGGGAACAGCTAGGAAAGTCATTCATGAAGCTAAGATGGTACTTGTGAGCCAAGGATTTCAATTTTACAGCAATAAAAGATTAGGTGCTGTTCCTATCAGTACTGTTGAAGAAATTCTTCATGTAAAATTTTAG
- a CDS encoding conjugal transfer protein, translating into MQEAFEKLKGVDIFALKSYLEKTRAIETSIIVAVNEILVNLFFFLLNVVVGFFSLMIRILENIDLYDTYKTYVYNASKTIWQGFTGSSTGGISSSSLVSILLTVGAFYLFYQYFFSRGNFMRKVLHLVLVICLGFGYFGTIASTSGGLYLLDTVDNVADTVTTKISNISVSYGEDNAVKIGDSLADNYIAQTSYTAYVFVNTGQENGKYKDSKTGEEKTFDDSQVLGSLDDTGTFQAVSNADRKDYLDELGHGGDDDNESNRWVSAVWDYIFIKFFYVVFKIVEAVVIAIPIILVQLLNLIAQLLVLIMILLFPIAPLVSFVPAMQDIIFGVFKVMFGGLAFPAITSLITLIIFYIEKLVENLITSGFDAVIANFPSLSTFALLFKLMVAVVAKACVYFFLWKYKGELIEFIMGSRARIKVENIGDQVERKVSQGRDLLEHVPERGFESAQHLGNFALASSGFLAGSVLNAPSHLKEAGHFFNRSKPEPTEERPQPKPTLEPESPAPSYDEADFSEMPNKPQDFPREAPQTEVLSQEETPINEDTQFQVPHMPMEEPSLSTKDEFQSLKDQYVSPRQQRKINRLEKELSTYDEDTNFYKAQGSNAFTRNFRKTLTPDEKLKANIERKNRLTQELNRLRGEYDRTD; encoded by the coding sequence ATGCAAGAAGCCTTTGAGAAATTAAAAGGCGTGGATATCTTCGCCTTAAAATCCTACTTGGAAAAGACAAGGGCTATTGAGACCTCCATCATCGTGGCGGTTAATGAGATTCTAGTCAATCTCTTTTTCTTTCTCCTAAACGTCGTGGTCGGGTTCTTCTCCCTTATGATTCGGATATTGGAAAATATCGACCTCTACGACACCTACAAGACCTATGTCTATAATGCCTCTAAAACTATCTGGCAAGGCTTTACGGGTTCTTCCACAGGTGGAATATCCTCTTCCTCACTAGTCTCTATTCTTCTGACTGTCGGGGCATTCTACCTCTTCTACCAGTATTTCTTTTCCCGTGGCAACTTCATGCGCAAAGTTCTCCACCTTGTCCTTGTTATCTGCCTAGGATTTGGTTACTTTGGCACCATCGCCTCGACCTCTGGTGGACTTTATCTCCTTGATACTGTGGACAATGTCGCAGATACCGTGACCACCAAGATTTCCAATATCTCCGTCTCCTATGGCGAAGACAATGCCGTAAAAATTGGCGACTCTCTCGCAGACAACTACATTGCCCAAACCTCTTATACAGCTTATGTCTTTGTCAATACAGGTCAAGAAAACGGGAAATATAAGGATAGTAAAACAGGAGAAGAAAAGACTTTTGATGATAGCCAAGTACTAGGAAGTCTGGATGATACTGGTACATTTCAAGCAGTATCCAATGCGGACAGAAAAGATTATCTAGATGAACTAGGACACGGTGGAGATGATGATAACGAAAGTAATCGCTGGGTCTCAGCCGTCTGGGATTACATCTTCATCAAGTTCTTCTACGTGGTCTTTAAAATCGTGGAAGCGGTAGTCATTGCCATACCAATTATTCTGGTACAACTTCTAAACCTTATCGCTCAGCTCTTAGTCCTCATCATGATTCTCTTGTTCCCGATTGCGCCTCTGGTCTCCTTTGTGCCAGCAATGCAAGATATTATCTTTGGGGTCTTTAAGGTCATGTTTGGAGGACTCGCTTTTCCAGCTATCACTAGTCTTATCACCCTTATCATCTTCTACATCGAAAAACTTGTTGAAAATCTCATTACCTCTGGCTTTGATGCCGTGATTGCCAACTTTCCATCACTTTCTACTTTTGCCTTACTCTTTAAGCTGATGGTAGCCGTTGTGGCTAAGGCGTGTGTCTATTTCTTCCTTTGGAAATACAAGGGAGAACTCATTGAGTTTATCATGGGCTCACGGGCTCGCATTAAGGTGGAAAACATCGGTGACCAAGTGGAAAGAAAAGTGTCACAAGGAAGAGACTTGCTTGAACACGTCCCAGAACGTGGTTTTGAATCTGCTCAGCACCTCGGAAACTTCGCTTTGGCAAGTTCGGGATTTCTAGCCGGTAGTGTCCTAAACGCTCCCTCTCATCTCAAAGAAGCAGGACACTTCTTTAATCGCTCAAAGCCTGAGCCGACAGAAGAACGGCCTCAGCCGAAACCAACACTAGAACCTGAGAGCCCAGCTCCTTCCTATGACGAAGCTGACTTCTCTGAAATGCCTAATAAGCCACAAGATTTTCCAAGAGAAGCGCCACAAACAGAAGTTCTGTCACAAGAGGAAACGCCAATCAATGAAGACACTCAATTCCAAGTGCCTCACATGCCAATGGAAGAACCTAGTCTCTCAACGAAAGATGAATTTCAGTCCTTAAAAGACCAGTATGTCTCCCCACGACAACAGCGGAAAATCAACCGTTTGGAAAAGGAATTGTCCACTTATGATGAGGATACCAACTTTTACAAAGCCCAAGGCTCCAATGCCTTTACCAGAAATTTCCGTAAAACCTTAACACCTGACGAAAAGCTCAAAGCTAATATTGAGCGCAAGAATCGTCTGACTCAAGAACTCAATAGATTGCGAGGTGAGTATGATAGAACCGATTAG
- a CDS encoding ATP-binding protein — protein MAITLQYPIKKTHDNLILRKDKQVMAYYRIPNTPITITDDEKKEKHKLTVSQLFKKLAKNKTFDLTLIPKDYLLEEKMRDFMGALSPNNKELGKHLLLDSVDKLTEEMEIPYQFDWLIGIKLRKHDRGGGLKELAYERLSEVSELLANGLGFDLEEDRPWYEDYATDEALIYQTLSTLRAQRLTNDELFYYQRMQYLRYIPHLKQEVLANRSLFNVTDTLLKSLAGGFMKLDSPYGHSFVTILPIGKFNTIFNGFHLGEFVQRLNFPVELRFKAEYIDRNKIKGKMGQSNTRFRSIMEEADSTDTVQQDEILMGSLSLKDLMKKVGNKEDIIEYGAYLIVSGSSLNQLRNRRQVVLNYFDDMNVEVSEASFDTPYLFQALLYGKDLEKKTRTWTHLVTSCGFAELMPFTNTSAGNRIGWYIGRVDNWTGRWESIEKAIDSSKNLVLFNATVGNKEDIAGKITKNPHIIITGATGQGKSYLAQMIFLSVALQNVKTLYIDPKRELRHHYQEVMNSPEFSRLYPERKRQLEAFNFVTLDSSLTSNHGVLDPIVVLDKEQAVEVAKNMLEFLLQAVDNVTMDQKTAITETINAVVDRRQKGETVGFKQVLEPLRNSDNTQIASVGRYLTSIVTNSILELAFSDGTTQGLNYDAQVTVLEVANLKLPKTDATKISDHERNSIALMFALGAFCTHFGERDEQEDTIEFFDEAWILMKSAEGQAVIKNMRRIGRSKNNTLALITQSVHDAENDDDTTGFGTIFAFYEKSEREDILKHVNLEPTESNLEWIDNMISGQCLYYDVYGNLNMISIHNIFEDIDMLLKPMKATVSSSLENKYAA, from the coding sequence ATGGCGATAACGCTACAATATCCCATCAAGAAAACCCATGACAACCTTATCCTACGAAAAGACAAACAAGTCATGGCTTACTACCGTATTCCAAACACCCCTATTACCATCACGGATGACGAAAAGAAAGAGAAGCATAAACTCACCGTCAGTCAGCTTTTTAAAAAACTCGCCAAAAACAAAACCTTTGACCTGACTCTCATTCCCAAGGATTACCTCTTGGAAGAAAAAATGCGAGATTTCATGGGTGCCTTATCTCCCAATAACAAAGAGCTAGGTAAACACCTTCTCCTTGATTCCGTGGATAAATTAACCGAAGAAATGGAAATTCCATATCAGTTTGATTGGCTGATTGGGATTAAGCTGCGTAAGCATGACCGTGGTGGTGGGCTTAAAGAATTAGCTTACGAACGGCTATCCGAAGTTTCAGAACTTCTTGCCAACGGTCTTGGTTTTGACCTCGAAGAAGACAGACCGTGGTATGAGGACTATGCAACCGATGAAGCCCTCATCTACCAAACCCTCTCTACCCTACGAGCCCAAAGGTTGACCAATGATGAGCTCTTCTACTACCAACGGATGCAATACCTGAGATACATTCCCCATCTCAAGCAAGAAGTCCTTGCCAACCGTTCTCTCTTTAACGTGACCGATACTCTACTAAAATCTCTTGCAGGTGGCTTTATGAAGCTAGACAGTCCTTATGGGCATTCCTTCGTGACCATTCTACCTATCGGGAAATTCAATACCATCTTTAATGGCTTTCACTTGGGCGAGTTTGTCCAACGGCTCAATTTCCCTGTCGAGCTTCGCTTTAAGGCGGAGTACATTGACCGAAATAAAATCAAAGGTAAAATGGGGCAGTCAAATACCCGTTTTAGAAGCATCATGGAAGAAGCAGACAGTACCGACACTGTCCAACAAGATGAAATCCTTATGGGCTCTCTTTCCCTAAAAGACCTGATGAAAAAGGTGGGAAACAAAGAAGACATCATTGAATATGGTGCCTACCTGATTGTATCAGGCTCTTCGCTTAATCAACTGAGAAACCGTCGTCAAGTGGTGCTTAACTACTTTGACGACATGAACGTGGAAGTCAGTGAAGCCAGTTTTGACACGCCTTATCTCTTCCAAGCCCTACTTTATGGCAAAGACTTAGAAAAGAAAACCAGAACATGGACACATTTAGTCACTAGCTGTGGCTTTGCGGAACTCATGCCCTTTACCAATACCTCGGCTGGAAATCGAATTGGTTGGTACATCGGACGAGTGGATAATTGGACGGGGCGCTGGGAGTCGATTGAGAAAGCCATCGACTCTTCCAAAAACCTCGTCCTCTTTAATGCGACGGTCGGCAATAAAGAAGACATCGCAGGTAAGATTACCAAGAACCCACACATCATTATCACAGGTGCCACAGGGCAAGGGAAATCTTATCTCGCTCAGATGATTTTCTTATCCGTCGCCCTTCAAAATGTGAAGACCCTCTACATTGACCCGAAACGTGAACTCCGTCATCATTACCAAGAAGTGATGAACAGTCCTGAGTTTAGTCGTCTCTATCCTGAACGGAAACGCCAACTAGAAGCCTTTAACTTTGTGACCTTGGATAGTTCCCTGACATCAAACCACGGGGTGCTTGACCCTATTGTGGTCTTGGATAAAGAACAAGCCGTTGAGGTGGCTAAAAATATGCTGGAATTCTTGCTCCAAGCCGTGGACAACGTCACGATGGATCAGAAGACAGCTATCACGGAAACCATCAACGCTGTCGTGGATAGACGCCAAAAAGGAGAAACGGTTGGCTTTAAGCAGGTTCTTGAACCCTTAAGAAATAGCGACAATACCCAAATTGCTTCTGTTGGACGGTACTTAACGTCTATTGTGACTAATTCCATCTTGGAACTGGCTTTCTCAGATGGAACAACACAAGGGCTCAATTATGATGCTCAAGTAACTGTCTTGGAAGTCGCCAATCTAAAACTTCCTAAGACGGATGCCACGAAGATTTCAGACCATGAACGTAATTCCATTGCCCTCATGTTTGCCCTTGGAGCCTTCTGTACCCACTTTGGCGAACGGGACGAACAAGAAGACACCATTGAGTTCTTTGACGAAGCATGGATTCTTATGAAATCTGCCGAAGGACAAGCCGTTATCAAGAATATGCGTCGTATCGGACGCTCTAAAAACAATACCTTGGCTCTCATCACTCAGTCTGTCCATGATGCCGAAAACGACGATGACACCACAGGCTTTGGAACCATCTTTGCCTTCTACGAAAAATCCGAACGAGAAGACATTCTCAAACACGTCAACTTGGAACCAACAGAAAGCAATCTAGAATGGATTGACAACATGATTTCAGGACAATGCCTCTACTACGATGTCTATGGTAATCTCAACATGATTTCCATTCACAACATCTTTGAGGATATTGACATGCTTTTGAAACCAATGAAAGCCACGGTCTCCTCTAGTCTTGAAAACAAATACGCTGCTTAG
- a CDS encoding tyrosine-type recombinase/integrase, with protein MYIPQFNPRVRKNESSGLYFFEIRDNEGKTVEYQAGFKTKREAENAGLAIQQKLRQGFSLDRYTSLYDWFQTWYDLKIRPKKNISQETKKNYQIYGETLKRLFGDKPIVEIKATEYQRIMNVYGETVGYDYLSRINSIIRKTVKLAQSDKIVIDDFTATVELFAGKDVQKADDKYIHSVEDYHRLISYLEDNLNYEDSVVNHVIYIIAKTGMRYGEVIGLTDEDTHLDDHYLHTHRRYNTSTWKWTNAKNETSKRFTPIDKKTIQVITTMKAEREQIISSLKIKNEEHFLFFHYGLEHGIPSVASVNKALKKILKELGITPIITTKGLRHTYGSYLLHNDIDMGVVAKILGHKDIQMLIEVYGHTMAERIDTEFKEVEEIMNQI; from the coding sequence ATGTATATTCCTCAATTTAATCCTCGTGTTAGAAAAAATGAATCATCAGGTCTGTACTTCTTTGAAATCCGTGATAATGAAGGGAAGACCGTAGAATACCAAGCAGGATTCAAAACAAAAAGAGAAGCTGAAAACGCAGGATTAGCAATTCAGCAAAAATTACGACAAGGTTTCTCGCTTGATAGATACACTTCCCTTTATGATTGGTTTCAAACATGGTATGACCTAAAAATTAGACCTAAGAAAAATATCTCACAAGAAACAAAAAAGAATTACCAAATTTATGGAGAAACACTTAAACGTCTCTTTGGTGATAAACCAATTGTAGAAATTAAAGCAACTGAATATCAGCGTATTATGAATGTCTATGGCGAAACTGTCGGATACGACTATCTCAGTAGAATCAACTCAATTATCAGAAAGACAGTCAAACTTGCTCAATCAGATAAAATAGTTATTGATGACTTTACGGCAACGGTAGAATTATTTGCAGGTAAAGATGTACAAAAAGCAGACGACAAGTATATCCATAGCGTTGAAGATTACCATAGACTTATTTCATACCTAGAAGACAACCTAAATTATGAAGATTCTGTCGTCAATCATGTCATTTATATAATAGCTAAAACAGGTATGAGATATGGTGAAGTAATCGGCTTGACAGATGAAGATACACATTTGGATGACCACTACTTGCACACACATAGACGATACAACACATCCACATGGAAATGGACTAATGCAAAAAACGAGACATCAAAAAGATTTACTCCGATAGACAAGAAAACAATACAAGTTATAACGACAATGAAAGCTGAAAGAGAACAAATCATTAGTTCACTTAAAATAAAAAATGAAGAACATTTTCTATTCTTTCATTATGGACTTGAACATGGAATCCCATCAGTCGCAAGCGTGAATAAAGCACTAAAGAAAATACTCAAAGAGCTAGGTATCACACCAATAATAACAACCAAAGGCCTACGACATACCTATGGCTCATATTTGCTTCATAATGATATTGATATGGGCGTGGTTGCAAAAATATTGGGACATAAAGACATACAAATGTTAATTGAAGTTTATGGTCATACTATGGCTGAAAGAATAGATACTGAATTCAAAGAGGTTGAAGAAATTATGAATCAGATTTAA
- a CDS encoding transposase, with translation MRRYLDVLACFPNTPIVYIDETGIDTYLYRHKARAPRGEKVYDKVSGRRFERISVVAGQIGSKIIAPLLYHGTMTAELFIKWYQEQLLPSLTEPHVIIMDNAAFHPKKQLDELAVAKGHYFLPLPPYSPELNPIEQFWATLKRKVTELLRTGRSVQSALEYYFKTK, from the coding sequence GTGAGACGCTATCTTGATGTTTTAGCCTGCTTTCCAAACACCCCTATTGTTTATATTGATGAGACTGGCATTGATACTTATCTTTATCGTCACAAAGCTAGAGCACCTCGAGGGGAGAAAGTATACGACAAGGTAAGTGGACGCAGATTCGAAAGAATTTCGGTAGTAGCTGGTCAAATTGGTTCTAAAATTATAGCCCCCTTGCTTTATCATGGAACGATGACAGCGGAATTATTTATCAAGTGGTATCAGGAGCAGCTATTGCCATCCTTGACAGAACCCCATGTCATCATTATGGATAATGCAGCTTTTCACCCCAAGAAACAACTAGATGAGCTTGCAGTGGCTAAGGGACACTATTTTCTTCCGCTTCCACCTTATTCCCCTGAACTCAATCCCATCGAACAGTTTTGGGCTACTCTAAAAAGAAAGGTGACTGAATTGTTAAGAACAGGTCGTTCTGTTCAGTCTGCTTTGGAATACTATTTTAAAACTAAATAA
- a CDS encoding SH3 domain-containing protein, whose product MKTKYKSLILLSLLGSSLALNTTSEAAVLGDNYPTQWKSGYGADSWGMYLRQCTSFVAFRLSSANGFSLPGGYGNAISWGSVARSQGYRVDMTPAVGSVAWFSAGVNGAGGYGHVAWVAEVNGDTVTIEEYNYDCGQGPEKYYRRSFHKSQVSGYIHFKDLGGSTVTSSPSVQSTPTPSSTLSSSGTYTFTSRHGIKNAPQQSSSDIAYYDAGSSVRYDKTVISDGYEWLSYISYSGARRYIAIRSVGTSTTATSTTASSPSIASSGRYTFTKRSEIKNSPSTSDSALAYYDAGSSVNYDKVVSADGHQWISYISYSGARRYIAID is encoded by the coding sequence ATGAAAACAAAATACAAAAGCCTAATCTTACTAAGCTTGCTAGGCAGTAGCCTAGCTCTAAATACTACTAGCGAAGCTGCAGTACTTGGTGATAACTACCCGACCCAGTGGAAGAGTGGCTACGGTGCCGATAGCTGGGGGATGTACCTGAGACAGTGCACCTCCTTCGTCGCCTTCAGGCTGAGCAGCGCCAACGGCTTTAGCTTACCTGGTGGCTACGGCAATGCTATCAGTTGGGGGAGTGTGGCTAGAAGCCAAGGTTACCGCGTAGACATGACTCCTGCAGTCGGTTCCGTCGCTTGGTTCTCAGCTGGCGTTAATGGCGCAGGAGGTTATGGACACGTGGCCTGGGTGGCAGAAGTCAACGGCGATACAGTCACCATTGAGGAGTACAACTATGACTGTGGCCAAGGTCCCGAGAAATACTACCGTCGCAGCTTCCATAAAAGCCAAGTGTCTGGCTATATCCACTTCAAGGACCTAGGAGGAAGCACCGTAACCTCATCCCCATCTGTGCAGTCAACCCCAACACCATCAAGCACCCTCTCATCAAGCGGCACCTACACCTTCACTAGCCGCCACGGCATCAAGAATGCCCCCCAACAATCCAGCAGTGATATCGCCTATTACGATGCTGGAAGCAGTGTCCGCTATGATAAGACGGTCATCTCAGACGGCTATGAGTGGCTCTCTTATATTAGCTACTCAGGGGCACGCCGGTATATCGCCATCCGATCAGTGGGAACAAGCACAACTGCAACCTCTACTACAGCATCAAGCCCAAGCATCGCCTCAAGTGGTCGCTACACCTTCACTAAACGCTCAGAGATCAAAAATAGTCCAAGCACAAGCGACAGTGCCCTCGCTTATTACGATGCCGGCAGTAGCGTCAACTACGATAAAGTCGTCAGTGCCGACGGTCACCAATGGATTTCCTATATCAGCTATTCAGGCGCTAGACGTTATATCGCTATAGACTAA
- a CDS encoding IS30 family transposase, whose amino-acid sequence MSTNHSTKKSLYSHLSASERGEISAYLKMGKNPSEIARLLGRHRSTISREIKRGSVSQVQDKNGKRIYSTVYFPDSGQRVYETNRRKSAYHKLSYCSQTFFKELEKALKTKPRCHSVDSFVQTYREKHPLEVIPSTKTVYRYIKDGLLRVKPIDLPKMVCIRKRSKVRPKATKKILGKSIEERPETITNRSEFGHWEIDLVLGKKTKGEAVVMTLVERQTRFAIAVKLANKQAETINRAVKSLLSQYPIRSITSDNGSEFSSLSDLKGVEVYFAHPYASHERGTNENFNGLLREFLPKGVSLNSLTTEELNHYVSAINDRPRRLHKYKTANILFGLAQTA is encoded by the coding sequence ATGTCCACTAATCATTCTACCAAAAAATCGTTATACTCACACCTTTCAGCCTCCGAACGCGGAGAAATCAGCGCCTATCTCAAGATGGGTAAGAACCCCTCTGAGATTGCTCGTCTGCTTGGGCGTCATCGCTCAACCATCAGTCGTGAAATCAAACGAGGAAGTGTTTCTCAGGTTCAAGATAAGAACGGGAAACGAATCTACTCAACGGTTTACTTTCCAGATAGTGGTCAACGTGTTTATGAAACCAATCGTCGAAAAAGTGCTTATCATAAACTATCGTACTGCTCCCAGACCTTCTTCAAGGAACTTGAGAAAGCCCTGAAAACGAAACCTCGCTGTCACAGTGTCGATAGCTTTGTTCAAACTTACCGAGAAAAACATCCACTGGAAGTTATCCCTTCCACCAAGACAGTGTATCGTTACATCAAAGACGGACTGTTGAGGGTTAAACCGATTGATTTACCTAAGATGGTGTGCATCCGAAAACGGTCTAAAGTAAGGCCTAAGGCCACGAAGAAAATCTTAGGAAAATCCATTGAAGAACGTCCAGAAACTATTACTAATCGCTCTGAATTTGGACATTGGGAGATTGATTTGGTTCTTGGCAAGAAGACCAAAGGGGAAGCTGTTGTCATGACTCTAGTAGAGCGTCAAACACGATTTGCCATCGCTGTAAAATTGGCTAATAAACAAGCAGAAACCATCAATAGGGCTGTTAAGAGCTTACTGTCGCAGTACCCTATTCGCTCCATCACATCGGACAATGGCTCAGAGTTCAGTAGCTTGTCAGACTTAAAAGGTGTGGAAGTCTATTTTGCCCATCCTTATGCTTCTCATGAAAGAGGAACAAATGAAAATTTCAATGGTCTCTTGAGAGAGTTTCTCCCAAAAGGTGTCTCTCTTAACTCACTAACGACAGAAGAACTCAATCACTACGTCTCTGCTATCAATGACAGACCTAGACGACTTCACAAGTATAAAACCGCAAATATTTTGTTTGGGCTAGCCCAAACAGCTTAA
- a CDS encoding IS630 transposase-related protein, which yields MKSYGIDFRKRVINYVEAGHSKKETCQLFGISTNTLYLWEKQLKELGHLERQKRKPSPRKLPLDKLEAYVKEHPDAFLREIAEHFDCSIPSVWAALKKLNITLKKDHNL from the coding sequence ATGAAAAGTTACGGAATAGATTTTAGAAAACGAGTTATTAATTATGTAGAGGCTGGTCATTCCAAAAAAGAAACGTGTCAGTTATTTGGAATTAGCACTAATACACTGTATCTGTGGGAGAAACAACTCAAAGAACTAGGTCATTTGGAGCGCCAAAAAAGAAAACCAAGCCCTCGCAAATTGCCATTGGATAAGTTAGAAGCCTATGTCAAGGAACATCCAGATGCTTTCTTAAGGGAAATTGCAGAGCATTTTGACTGTAGTATTCCCTCAGTTTGGGCTGCCTTAAAAAAACTGAACATCACTTTAAAAAAAGACCACAACCTATAA
- a CDS encoding conjugal transfer protein: MEKKKDVFYDYSRGLNAPYWIQEIKTKKGTRIWYFATPMQVSFFVVFALVFVVMILGLSPILTPLARMTHSIFLLLYVYVPYKLAKFYTEYEPHGKKMHVFLVDYVCYLWDFRINPKAIYHNERVETYDDEDLVFEKTDL, encoded by the coding sequence ATGGAAAAGAAAAAAGACGTCTTTTACGACTATTCACGGGGGCTAAATGCTCCCTACTGGATTCAAGAAATCAAGACCAAAAAAGGGACACGCATTTGGTATTTTGCCACACCCATGCAGGTGTCCTTTTTTGTGGTCTTTGCCCTCGTCTTTGTCGTCATGATTTTAGGACTGTCCCCTATCTTGACACCACTTGCTAGGATGACCCACTCGATTTTCCTTCTGCTTTATGTCTATGTTCCCTATAAGCTGGCAAAGTTCTACACCGAGTATGAGCCACATGGCAAGAAGATGCACGTTTTTCTCGTGGATTATGTGTGTTACCTCTGGGATTTCCGTATCAACCCCAAAGCCATCTACCATAACGAGCGAGTGGAAACTTATGACGATGAAGACCTCGTCTTTGAAAAAACAGACCTCTAG
- a CDS encoding phage tail tip lysozyme: protein MKKWLLSTLLLPLFLPLLLIILAGSAIAGVSTSSSGTTKGSHTTLTTQEVAQKAAISEERAADVIKILNYQLSVENFTLAGSTGSLAVAERESGFDPKAINISGGVAGYFQWSGWSSTINGNRWAQAESKTLDSDVELKLMSTELNGSYKAVKEEMQKATSAQDAALYWSEHYEGVALSDGQTKAKELKADAKKWYAIFDGTIETTSTSADFSGETGLTTGTILSSFTFPTEFNGKLKYGIPTSNTMTTLGNNTYPAGQCTWYVCNRLIETGICSNSAIYNYNGNGQDWVASLVSRGWKQVSSPQVGAVISFSGGIYGHVAFIEAVNQDGTFLISECNYNNVQNQVHYQVMKPASNQSYAVMQ, encoded by the coding sequence ATGAAAAAATGGCTACTCTCAACCCTTCTCCTACCGCTCTTCTTGCCCCTATTGCTTATCATTTTAGCAGGGTCGGCGATTGCAGGAGTCTCTACATCTAGCTCAGGAACCACTAAAGGGAGTCACACTACCTTAACCACTCAAGAGGTTGCACAAAAAGCTGCTATCTCAGAAGAACGAGCCGCAGACGTTATCAAAATCCTCAACTACCAACTCTCCGTTGAAAACTTTACCCTTGCAGGGTCAACAGGAAGCCTTGCGGTTGCCGAGAGGGAGTCAGGCTTTGACCCTAAAGCTATCAATATTAGCGGTGGAGTCGCTGGGTATTTTCAATGGTCTGGTTGGTCATCCACCATCAACGGAAACCGCTGGGCTCAAGCTGAAAGCAAGACCTTAGATAGCGATGTCGAGCTTAAACTCATGTCCACTGAACTCAATGGCTCCTATAAAGCAGTCAAGGAAGAAATGCAAAAGGCGACAAGTGCCCAAGACGCAGCTCTTTACTGGTCAGAACACTATGAGGGGGTGGCTCTCTCTGATGGTCAAACCAAAGCCAAGGAATTGAAAGCTGATGCCAAGAAATGGTATGCCATTTTTGATGGCACCATTGAAACAACTTCCACATCAGCTGATTTCTCAGGAGAAACAGGACTGACCACAGGAACGATACTTTCTTCATTTACCTTTCCGACTGAATTCAATGGCAAACTCAAATACGGTATCCCAACGTCAAATACCATGACCACCCTTGGAAATAATACCTATCCTGCTGGACAATGCACATGGTACGTCTGCAATCGCCTGATTGAAACAGGTATCTGTAGCAACTCTGCTATTTATAACTACAACGGAAACGGTCAAGACTGGGTGGCAAGTCTTGTCTCTCGTGGTTGGAAGCAAGTTTCTTCTCCACAAGTTGGCGCAGTTATTTCTTTCTCAGGAGGCATCTATGGACACGTTGCCTTTATTGAAGCCGTCAACCAAGATGGAACATTCCTAATTTCAGAATGTAATTATAACAACGTTCAAAATCAAGTTCACTACCAAGTTATGAAACCAGCTAGCAATCAAAGCTATGCCGTGATGCAATAG